A portion of the Sphingorhabdus pulchriflava genome contains these proteins:
- a CDS encoding M13 family metallopeptidase yields MTPLKKLAVLAGASLSAISVSAPAQANETESTAESKNPELGTFGFDTTGMDGSTPAGENFYAFANGEWAKRTEIPADKSNYGMFTKLDDLSKERVKQVLEEEKAKKASKAGNAYASYLDEARVEKLGLKPIQPWLKKIRAIKTHKDLEKLLPVAARNGVGGPFAGFVGQDDKEPDNYIFTIFQAGTGLPDRDMYLVDNPKYEEIRTAYKSYLGKMLALAGEKNVEARADRIFAMEKAIAEVHWTREDSSDANKVYNKMTLTELGAITPGLDTLSVVKGLSPKIEHVLVSQPSAITGIAKIFGSTDIATLKDAMLVGSLASYSNSLPNKVADTVFAFYGTTLSGTPAREPRWKRAVGFTEGVVGDEVGKSYAERFFPAESKVAIDLLVKNVLGAMGRRIDGLDWMQPQTKVRAKAKLANFTTKIGYPDRWKDYSKLQIARNDLFGNELRANNWQFDDNISKLGQPIRRWEWGMSPQTINAYANFSMNEIVFPAAILQPPFFDPKADPAINYGGIGAVIGHEVSHHFDDQGSKYDEKGRLSDWWTEADVTAFKQASEALIKQYDAYEIFPGANVKGEFTLGENIGDLAGLTIAYEAYKASLGGKEAPVIDGYTGDQRFFLGWAQVWRRNYRENNLRNRLITDPHSPSEQRVWVVRNLDKWYEAFQPKQGEKLYLKSGDRVRIW; encoded by the coding sequence ATGACACCGTTGAAGAAACTGGCCGTTCTGGCTGGCGCATCGCTTTCCGCAATTTCGGTCTCTGCGCCCGCTCAGGCAAATGAAACAGAGTCAACTGCCGAGTCGAAAAACCCTGAGCTGGGAACTTTCGGTTTCGACACCACAGGCATGGACGGCAGCACACCTGCGGGCGAAAATTTCTATGCCTTTGCCAATGGCGAGTGGGCGAAGCGCACCGAAATTCCGGCCGACAAATCCAACTATGGAATGTTCACCAAGCTCGACGATCTTTCGAAGGAGCGGGTGAAGCAAGTACTTGAAGAGGAAAAGGCGAAGAAAGCGAGCAAAGCGGGCAACGCCTATGCCAGCTATCTGGACGAAGCCCGGGTTGAAAAACTGGGTCTGAAACCGATTCAGCCCTGGTTGAAGAAAATCCGTGCAATCAAGACGCACAAGGATTTGGAAAAGCTGCTGCCAGTTGCTGCGCGTAACGGCGTGGGTGGTCCTTTTGCGGGATTTGTTGGGCAGGATGACAAGGAACCCGACAATTATATTTTCACAATCTTCCAGGCCGGAACCGGACTGCCTGACCGTGACATGTATCTGGTCGACAACCCGAAATATGAAGAGATCCGAACGGCCTATAAATCCTATTTGGGCAAGATGCTGGCCCTTGCAGGAGAGAAGAACGTTGAAGCCCGCGCAGACCGGATATTCGCAATGGAAAAGGCTATCGCCGAAGTCCATTGGACGCGTGAAGACAGTTCGGATGCGAACAAGGTCTATAACAAGATGACCCTGACCGAATTGGGCGCAATCACACCCGGGCTCGATACGTTATCGGTTGTAAAGGGGTTGAGCCCGAAAATCGAACATGTGCTGGTTAGCCAGCCCAGCGCGATCACGGGTATCGCCAAGATATTCGGTTCGACCGACATCGCGACGCTGAAAGACGCGATGCTCGTAGGAAGTCTGGCCAGCTACTCCAATTCGCTGCCCAATAAGGTGGCCGATACGGTTTTCGCTTTTTACGGCACAACCTTGTCGGGCACTCCGGCTCGGGAACCGCGCTGGAAACGGGCGGTCGGTTTTACCGAAGGCGTGGTCGGCGATGAGGTTGGCAAGTCTTATGCCGAACGATTCTTCCCTGCCGAAAGCAAGGTGGCAATTGATCTGCTGGTCAAAAATGTACTCGGTGCCATGGGGCGCCGGATCGACGGCCTCGACTGGATGCAGCCACAAACGAAGGTTCGGGCAAAGGCAAAGCTTGCCAATTTCACCACCAAAATCGGCTATCCGGACCGATGGAAGGATTATTCCAAGCTGCAAATTGCCCGTAATGACCTGTTCGGCAATGAGCTGCGCGCGAACAACTGGCAGTTTGATGACAATATCAGCAAGCTGGGCCAGCCAATCCGTCGATGGGAGTGGGGCATGTCGCCCCAGACTATCAACGCATATGCAAATTTCAGCATGAACGAGATCGTCTTCCCGGCGGCTATTTTGCAGCCACCCTTTTTCGACCCCAAGGCGGATCCTGCCATCAACTATGGGGGTATCGGTGCCGTCATCGGCCATGAAGTTAGCCACCATTTTGACGATCAAGGATCAAAATATGACGAAAAGGGTCGCTTGTCCGACTGGTGGACTGAAGCTGACGTTACTGCCTTCAAACAGGCCAGTGAAGCGCTTATCAAACAATATGATGCCTATGAAATTTTCCCTGGCGCAAATGTGAAGGGTGAATTCACCCTGGGTGAAAATATTGGCGATCTTGCTGGCCTGACCATCGCCTATGAAGCCTATAAGGCATCGCTGGGGGGCAAAGAGGCGCCTGTGATCGACGGTTACACAGGCGACCAGCGATTCTTCCTTGGCTGGGCACAGGTGTGGCGACGCAACTATCGCGAAAACAATCTGCGAAACCGGTTGATAACTGACCCGCACAGTCCTTCGGAGCAGCGTGTATGGGTGGTGCGCAACCTTGACAAATGGTATGAGGCGTTCCAGCCGAAACAAGGCGAAAAGCTGTACCTCAAATCGGGGGACCGCGTCCGGATCTGGTAA
- the recA gene encoding recombinase RecA, producing MAASLKVINGDQAKNMNNAERERALEAALAQIDRAFGKGSAMKLGSREAVQMEAISTGSLGLDIALGIGGLPKGRVIEIYGPESSGKTTLTLHAIAEAQKAGGTAAFIDAEHALDPAYAKKLGVDVDNLIVSQPDTGEQALEIADTLVRSNAVDILVIDSVAALVPRAEIEGEMGDSHVGLQARLMSQALRKITGSISRSNCMVIFINQIRMKIGVMYGSPETTTGGNALKFYASVRLDIRRTGQIKDREDIVGNTTRVKVVKNKVAPPFKQVEFDIMYGEGISKTGELLDIGVKAGLVEKSGSWFSYDSIRIGQGRENAKIWLKENPEMAAKLEASIRNKTDEVAEEMMVGPSADDEDGGAIDE from the coding sequence ATGGCAGCAAGTCTTAAAGTCATTAATGGGGATCAGGCAAAAAACATGAATAATGCAGAACGTGAACGCGCGCTCGAAGCCGCGCTGGCCCAGATTGATCGTGCATTCGGCAAGGGTTCGGCGATGAAGCTGGGCAGCCGCGAAGCTGTGCAGATGGAGGCGATTTCAACCGGTTCGCTAGGGTTGGATATCGCGCTTGGTATTGGCGGCCTTCCCAAGGGACGCGTCATCGAAATCTATGGTCCGGAAAGCTCGGGCAAGACGACGCTCACCTTGCATGCCATTGCCGAAGCGCAAAAGGCGGGCGGGACGGCGGCTTTCATCGACGCCGAACATGCGCTGGATCCAGCTTATGCCAAGAAGCTCGGTGTCGATGTAGACAATCTTATCGTTTCGCAGCCTGACACCGGTGAACAGGCACTCGAAATTGCCGATACGCTGGTGCGCTCGAATGCGGTCGACATTCTTGTGATTGACTCTGTGGCGGCATTGGTACCGCGCGCTGAAATCGAAGGTGAAATGGGCGACAGCCATGTCGGCCTGCAGGCCCGTTTGATGAGCCAGGCGCTGCGCAAAATTACCGGGTCAATCAGCCGTTCGAACTGCATGGTGATTTTCATCAACCAGATCCGTATGAAGATCGGCGTGATGTATGGTTCGCCCGAAACCACAACCGGCGGCAATGCGCTCAAATTCTATGCCTCGGTCCGTCTCGACATCCGCCGCACTGGCCAAATCAAGGATCGGGAGGATATTGTCGGCAACACCACCCGGGTGAAAGTCGTCAAGAACAAGGTGGCCCCACCGTTCAAGCAGGTTGAGTTCGACATCATGTATGGCGAAGGCATTTCCAAGACCGGCGAATTGCTCGACATTGGTGTGAAGGCAGGGCTTGTTGAAAAGTCGGGCAGCTGGTTCAGCTATGACTCGATCCGCATCGGGCAGGGCCGTGAGAACGCCAAGATCTGGCTGAAGGAAAATCCGGAAATGGCGGCGAAGCTCGAAGCGTCGATCCGTAACAAGACCGACGAGGTAGCCGAAGAAATGATGGTTGGCCCCAGTGCCGACGATGAAGATGGCGGCGCAATCGACGAATGA
- a CDS encoding class I SAM-dependent methyltransferase, with amino-acid sequence MTDKTEWQGQVGTSWARQWQRTDRSFTPLTERLVARILECGDVRRIADIGCGAGELSIKIADARRDANVLGLDISADLVSAASERASGSPNLKFAVADASVWQDPSFIPDLYVSRHGVMFFDDPVAAFANLATSAAENAQMVLSCFRAPSENAWATKIASLVPSAPSGDPHAPGPFAFADPERVKGILSEAGWTDVGFEAVDFDYVAGSGEDPVADALDFFGHIGPAARAIRMLEGDARIAFLDRLRELAHEHLHDGAVRFAAAAWIVTARKN; translated from the coding sequence ATGACAGACAAGACGGAATGGCAAGGACAGGTTGGCACCAGTTGGGCGCGGCAATGGCAGCGCACCGACCGGTCGTTTACACCGCTGACCGAGCGCTTGGTTGCGCGCATATTGGAATGCGGGGATGTACGCCGGATCGCAGATATCGGCTGTGGGGCAGGGGAGCTGTCGATTAAGATCGCCGATGCTCGACGGGATGCGAATGTTCTCGGACTGGATATTTCAGCAGATCTGGTGTCGGCGGCATCGGAACGGGCTTCCGGAAGCCCCAATCTCAAATTTGCTGTTGCGGATGCTTCTGTTTGGCAGGACCCGTCCTTCATTCCAGACCTTTATGTGTCCCGCCATGGTGTGATGTTTTTCGACGATCCGGTTGCCGCCTTCGCCAACCTAGCGACGAGTGCGGCGGAGAATGCGCAAATGGTCTTATCCTGTTTTCGCGCCCCATCTGAAAATGCCTGGGCGACCAAAATCGCCTCGCTTGTTCCGTCGGCTCCATCCGGAGATCCGCATGCGCCCGGACCATTCGCCTTTGCCGATCCGGAGCGTGTGAAGGGCATTCTTTCCGAAGCTGGATGGACCGATGTCGGCTTTGAAGCCGTCGATTTCGATTATGTCGCGGGCAGCGGCGAAGATCCTGTCGCAGATGCGCTTGATTTCTTCGGCCATATTGGCCCCGCCGCGCGCGCTATCAGAATGCTTGAAGGCGATGCGCGTATCGCATTCCTTGATCGCCTGCGCGAACTTGCCCACGAGCATCTGCACGACGGCGCAGTCCGCTTTGCGGCAGCAGCCTGGATCGTCACAGCACGTAAGAATTAA
- a CDS encoding elongation factor G, whose protein sequence is MMASTTKGAKVTGVRAVALVGPAGAGKTSLAEAMLFASGTISRLGSVEAGTTVGDSSPEARARRGSTEINLTRFEYLGDKFAIIDTPGAVGFAADGYAALGSADMAIVVVDPEPERAALAEPILRRLNALGIPHAVFVNKIDAARGRIHDLLEAMQPMSGAPLVARQIPIREGEKITGFVDIALERAHRYVPGKESERIDIPADLAEREASDRYHMLETLADHDDELLETLLMDEQPSLDRVLKDLTDEARAGWVVPVMFGSALNGFGVHRLLKMLRHEAPAVELAARRLGTNGKGVHVFKVANGGAVGRLALARVLGNGLSEGADLTEDIRAGALFALQGDKTNKLAAADAGDIVAIAKADAAKAGMIFGSSSDIGSEYLIDLPPRNATIALRAKNRQDDVKLSTALHKLVEEDPALEWTQDDSSHETLLRGINDEHLNVTLQRLKRRYGVDVETHAPKIAYRESIRKGVMQRGRHKKQSGGHGQYGDVVIEVRPLPRGSGFVFEEKISGGVVPKQWIPAVEAGVRDAMEKGPLGFPVVDVAVTLVDGSYHTVDSSELAFRLAGKLAMCEALAQCQPYLLEPVVHVAITSPPGTGSKMGSVVSSRRGQILNLGAHPDWQHWDMVEAHLPMASLNGLDAELRSLSQGLASFTAEFDHLSELSGKLADDVVKQATLEPA, encoded by the coding sequence ATGATGGCAAGCACCACCAAAGGAGCAAAAGTCACAGGCGTAAGGGCCGTGGCCCTGGTTGGCCCCGCCGGGGCCGGTAAAACCAGTTTGGCAGAAGCAATGCTTTTTGCTTCGGGCACAATATCCCGGCTTGGGTCGGTAGAGGCCGGGACCACAGTGGGCGATTCAAGTCCGGAGGCACGTGCTCGGCGCGGATCAACTGAGATCAATCTGACCCGCTTTGAATATCTGGGTGACAAATTCGCGATTATCGACACGCCGGGAGCGGTAGGTTTTGCAGCCGATGGCTATGCCGCGCTGGGCAGCGCCGACATGGCAATCGTCGTCGTTGACCCGGAGCCGGAGCGCGCCGCCTTGGCCGAGCCCATATTGCGCCGCCTTAACGCCCTGGGCATCCCGCACGCGGTCTTCGTCAACAAGATTGATGCAGCGCGCGGGCGCATCCATGACCTGCTCGAAGCGATGCAACCGATGAGTGGCGCGCCGCTGGTGGCGCGGCAAATCCCGATCCGCGAAGGTGAAAAGATCACCGGCTTTGTAGATATCGCGCTCGAGCGTGCGCACCGCTACGTGCCGGGCAAGGAGAGTGAGCGGATAGACATTCCGGCCGACCTTGCCGAGCGCGAGGCGAGCGACCGGTATCACATGCTCGAAACGCTTGCCGATCATGACGATGAGTTACTCGAAACGCTGCTGATGGACGAACAGCCCAGCCTTGATCGGGTGCTCAAGGATTTGACGGACGAGGCGCGGGCCGGATGGGTTGTCCCGGTGATGTTCGGTTCAGCGCTGAATGGATTTGGCGTCCACCGTTTGCTCAAAATGCTGCGTCACGAAGCACCTGCTGTGGAACTGGCTGCACGGCGGCTGGGTACCAATGGCAAAGGTGTCCATGTGTTCAAGGTGGCCAATGGTGGCGCGGTTGGTAGGTTGGCGCTGGCGAGGGTACTGGGCAATGGCCTTAGCGAAGGCGCTGACTTGACCGAAGATATCCGGGCTGGCGCACTATTTGCCCTGCAGGGGGACAAGACCAACAAACTGGCCGCCGCCGATGCCGGAGACATTGTTGCAATCGCAAAAGCCGATGCGGCGAAGGCTGGCATGATCTTCGGTAGCTCCAGCGACATCGGCTCGGAATATTTGATAGACCTGCCGCCGCGCAATGCCACAATCGCTTTGCGCGCGAAGAACCGGCAAGACGATGTGAAGCTCTCGACTGCATTGCACAAATTGGTCGAGGAAGACCCGGCGCTCGAATGGACACAGGATGATTCCAGCCATGAAACATTACTGCGCGGGATCAATGACGAACATCTCAATGTCACGCTGCAACGGCTCAAACGGCGCTACGGCGTCGATGTCGAGACGCATGCTCCCAAAATTGCTTATCGAGAGTCAATCAGGAAAGGTGTCATGCAACGTGGGCGGCATAAAAAGCAGTCCGGCGGGCATGGCCAATATGGTGATGTCGTGATTGAGGTTCGCCCATTACCTCGGGGCTCTGGGTTTGTGTTTGAAGAGAAAATATCAGGCGGTGTAGTGCCTAAGCAGTGGATACCTGCTGTCGAAGCCGGTGTACGCGATGCTATGGAAAAAGGCCCGCTCGGTTTTCCGGTGGTCGATGTGGCTGTGACGCTGGTCGATGGTAGTTATCACACGGTTGACAGTTCCGAACTGGCTTTCCGCTTGGCGGGCAAGCTGGCGATGTGCGAGGCGCTGGCACAGTGCCAGCCTTATCTGCTCGAGCCGGTCGTCCATGTCGCCATCACTTCGCCGCCGGGAACGGGGTCGAAAATGGGCTCAGTCGTGTCGTCGCGGCGCGGACAGATTTTGAACCTTGGCGCGCACCCCGATTGGCAACACTGGGACATGGTCGAGGCGCATCTACCGATGGCCAGCCTCAACGGACTTGATGCCGAATTGCGTTCGTTGAGTCAGGGGCTCGCGAGCTTTACAGCGGAATTCGACCATCTATCCGAACTGTCAGGTAAGCTGGCCGACGATGTGGTGAAACAGGCTACGCTCGAACCAGCCTGA
- a CDS encoding glutathione S-transferase family protein: protein MTLKVHHLNNSRSQRILWLLEELGVDYEIVHHQRDAVTNLAPPELLAVHPLGKSPVIDDNGQIVYESAAIVEYLCERHGGGHLVPERGTDDHIRYLEWIHFAEGSAMTPMLLNLYTARLGDAAAPLRPRIDQQLESHFRYIEDRLLPSGWLVGDSMTGADIMVSFPAEAAVKMGWAGDKPKLTAYVEKIHALPTWKTALEKGGPYAYA, encoded by the coding sequence ATGACCCTGAAAGTCCACCACTTAAACAACAGCCGCTCGCAACGCATATTGTGGCTGCTGGAGGAACTCGGGGTCGATTACGAAATCGTGCATCATCAGCGCGATGCGGTTACTAATCTGGCGCCGCCCGAATTGCTCGCCGTTCACCCGCTCGGCAAATCGCCAGTGATCGATGACAACGGCCAGATTGTGTATGAATCAGCGGCCATCGTCGAATATCTGTGCGAGCGGCACGGCGGCGGCCATCTGGTGCCCGAACGCGGTACCGACGATCATATCCGATATCTCGAGTGGATCCACTTTGCTGAAGGTTCGGCGATGACGCCGATGCTGCTCAACCTTTATACCGCACGGCTTGGAGATGCAGCCGCTCCGCTGCGCCCGCGCATCGACCAGCAGCTTGAAAGCCATTTCCGCTATATCGAAGATCGGCTACTGCCGTCGGGCTGGCTGGTGGGCGACAGCATGACCGGGGCCGACATCATGGTCAGTTTTCCTGCTGAAGCAGCGGTCAAAATGGGCTGGGCGGGCGATAAACCGAAGCTGACCGCCTATGTCGAAAAAATCCATGCATTGCCGACCTGGAAGACCGCGTTGGAGAAGGGCGGACCCTACGCTTACGCCTGA
- a CDS encoding PAS domain-containing sensor histidine kinase — protein MGAEDGAAGPSDRFALGGVAAAALLSLLLIWLASGSWQLLAAVGAGLLALSALVVYGSRLRPNADAAEGVLPPDWSVTYAALEFDKSAAAVSDRAGRLLCANSRFGLWFEGLRAPPDLGLDTASQELLVSAGRSAWRDGGAVIDKITKRAIDYRVDVRRSGTGDEYLLWRFTPVEALNVEAQANEFASGKLGRTLAQAGIMVATVGGEGRIRSSNPAFALRAGGSETANISNRDCAGFLQVDEKGGISFTREGKHAPPIRLLHVPLDGDKHDGPALLFAIDDDGKSGDGVASHVHIEHLLSNLPLGLALVDRDGRFLFANDAFARVAGISPDKLPPYPGDLVIAEDKSAVSDTIRRYAGGQSMSGDIAIRLKEQPDEAVALSIASVRGLGNAAVLLGLKDNSEETRLKRQVAQATKMQAVGQLAGGVAHDFNNILTAIIGYCDLMLLRHPPGDSDYDDIQQIKNNSNRAASLTRQLLAFSRQQTLRPQILQLPDVVSEVSHLLKRLLGEKVQLEVNHGRGLGAVRADPGQLEQVIINLGVNARDAMPKGGVLHIETRQVSQADVRAMRSEILPIGDYALLSVSDSGTGISRENLSKIFEPFFTTKEVGKGTGLGLSTVYGIVKQSGGFIFADSEPGQGTRFDIYLPTYAGSTPPVASKAIENKSDSAEELWGSESILLVEDEDMVRAVAERALVRQGYTVETARDGEEALDLFVSGKRYDLVVSDVVMPNMDGPSMARKLRADYGEMRILFMSGYAEEQLRQSINIDNVHFLPKPFSVQQIAEAVKNALKN, from the coding sequence TTGGGAGCTGAAGACGGGGCTGCCGGACCAAGCGATCGGTTCGCTTTAGGCGGGGTTGCTGCTGCAGCTCTGCTTTCCTTGCTGCTTATCTGGTTGGCGTCGGGAAGCTGGCAACTGCTTGCTGCTGTAGGCGCAGGGTTGCTGGCGCTGTCGGCATTGGTAGTCTATGGTAGTCGCCTGCGTCCCAATGCTGACGCAGCAGAAGGTGTTCTGCCTCCCGATTGGTCGGTGACTTATGCTGCCCTGGAATTCGACAAATCGGCGGCGGCCGTCAGCGATAGGGCGGGGCGGTTGTTATGTGCGAACAGTCGCTTCGGTCTGTGGTTCGAAGGCTTGCGTGCCCCGCCCGATTTAGGGCTTGATACTGCATCGCAGGAATTGCTCGTTAGTGCAGGACGTTCTGCCTGGCGCGATGGCGGCGCCGTCATCGACAAAATAACAAAACGCGCGATCGACTATCGCGTCGACGTGCGCCGGTCGGGGACGGGCGACGAATATCTGCTGTGGCGCTTTACCCCAGTTGAAGCCTTGAATGTCGAAGCACAGGCGAATGAATTTGCTTCGGGAAAGCTCGGCCGTACCTTGGCCCAGGCGGGTATTATGGTCGCAACGGTCGGTGGCGAAGGGCGCATCCGATCTTCCAATCCTGCCTTTGCTCTGCGCGCCGGGGGAAGTGAAACCGCTAATATTTCCAACCGGGATTGCGCCGGTTTCCTTCAGGTTGATGAAAAAGGTGGAATCTCCTTCACCCGCGAAGGCAAGCATGCTCCGCCCATCCGGTTGCTGCATGTTCCGCTTGATGGGGACAAGCATGATGGACCAGCCTTGCTTTTTGCGATCGATGACGACGGAAAGTCGGGCGATGGTGTCGCCTCGCATGTGCACATTGAACATCTCCTATCCAACCTTCCGCTTGGGTTGGCTTTGGTCGACCGCGACGGGCGTTTCTTGTTCGCAAATGATGCCTTCGCAAGGGTGGCTGGCATTTCTCCGGACAAATTGCCGCCCTATCCCGGCGATCTGGTGATTGCCGAAGACAAGTCGGCAGTTTCGGACACAATTCGGCGCTATGCCGGGGGGCAATCGATGTCTGGCGACATTGCGATACGCCTGAAAGAACAACCCGACGAAGCCGTAGCTCTCTCCATCGCAAGTGTGCGTGGCTTGGGCAATGCTGCCGTGCTTTTGGGGTTGAAAGACAATAGCGAGGAAACCCGGCTGAAGCGGCAGGTGGCACAAGCAACCAAGATGCAGGCGGTCGGGCAACTTGCCGGCGGGGTAGCGCATGATTTCAACAATATCCTGACCGCGATTATCGGATATTGCGACCTGATGTTGCTGCGGCATCCGCCGGGCGACAGCGACTATGACGATATCCAGCAGATCAAGAATAATTCCAATCGCGCCGCCAGCCTGACACGGCAATTGCTTGCCTTTTCGCGCCAGCAAACGTTGCGCCCGCAGATATTGCAGCTTCCGGATGTGGTGTCGGAGGTGTCACATCTGCTGAAGCGCCTATTGGGTGAAAAGGTCCAATTGGAGGTAAACCATGGTCGCGGCCTCGGCGCGGTGCGGGCCGACCCCGGCCAGCTCGAACAGGTGATTATCAATCTGGGCGTCAATGCCCGTGATGCGATGCCCAAGGGTGGTGTGCTGCATATCGAGACGCGGCAGGTGTCGCAGGCCGACGTGCGCGCGATGCGCAGCGAGATATTGCCCATTGGTGATTATGCCTTGCTGTCGGTTTCGGACAGCGGAACCGGTATTTCGCGTGAAAATCTTTCGAAGATTTTCGAGCCCTTTTTTACGACCAAAGAGGTCGGTAAGGGTACGGGTCTGGGTCTGTCGACCGTCTATGGCATCGTGAAGCAATCGGGTGGATTCATCTTTGCTGATTCCGAACCGGGGCAGGGTACCCGTTTCGATATCTACTTGCCGACCTATGCCGGTTCGACCCCACCTGTTGCAAGCAAAGCCATCGAGAACAAATCTGATTCTGCCGAGGAACTGTGGGGTTCGGAATCTATCCTTTTGGTCGAAGATGAAGACATGGTCCGCGCCGTCGCCGAACGTGCGCTCGTTCGTCAGGGTTATACGGTTGAAACGGCGCGCGATGGTGAAGAGGCGCTCGACCTGTTTGTCAGTGGCAAACGCTACGATTTGGTGGTGTCGGATGTGGTCATGCCCAACATGGATGGCCCCAGCATGGCTCGCAAGTTGCGCGCTGACTATGGTGAGATGCGAATATTGTTCATGTCCGGCTATGCGGAGGAGCAATTGCGTCAGTCGATTAACATCGACAACGTCCACTTTCTTCCAAAGCCGTTCTCCGTGCAGCAGATAGCCGAGGCCGTCAAAAACGCGCTTAAAAACTGA